One genomic segment of Hippoglossus hippoglossus isolate fHipHip1 chromosome 22, fHipHip1.pri, whole genome shotgun sequence includes these proteins:
- the slc7a14a gene encoding probable cationic amino acid transporter, protein MSGLMVKLDPRRVQWGSQWKTFTSRVLRTKPVESMLDSGTSGTSAHGTKLARVLSTVDLVSLGVGSCVGTGMYVVSGLVAKEMAGPGVIVSFIIAAVASILSGVCYAEFGVRVPKTTGSAYTYSYVTVGECVAFFIGWNLILEYLIGTAAGASALSSMADSLANHSISNFMITHIGTLNGLGKGEQSYPDLLALVIALVVTVIVALGVKNSVGFNNVLNVINLIVWVFMMIAGLFFVSGENWDDGRFLPFGWSGVMQGAATCFYAFIGFDIIATTGEEAKSPNTSIPYAITASLITCLTAYVSVSVILTLMVPYNEIDADAPLMEMFAVHGCMFAKYIVAVGSIAGLTVSLLGSLFPMPRVIYAMAGDGLLFKFLANVSSFTETPAVACVVSGFLAALLSLLVSLRDLIEMMSIGTLLAYTLVSLCVLLLRYQPEGDIHGFVNFLSEEQNSKRKEGVLAECEKDACSPTSEADEYGGASTNTCGAKNLPSLGDNEMLIGKPDKTAYTASHPNYGTVDMTTGIEAEESEGGVTRRLKKLIGPRYYTLRIRLGLPGKMDRPTPATGKTVTMCVLLLFIFIFAFCTFIIFGASFIGEGRWWALVLLIVFIIVLALLVIIILQQPENPKRLPYMAPCVPFVPVSAMLVNIYLMLKLSAITWIRFSIWCFVGVLIYFGYGMWNSTLEKTARENEVHASTYQRYDHGVDEGFCGFDDDFYPPTTDSWGASEGGSGRAKPPQAKPEGEEIAPKGGGRTVANHGLAEEDPMDF, encoded by the exons ATGAGCGGTCTGATGGTGAAGCTGGACCCCCGCAGGGTACAGTGGGGCTCGCAATGGAAAACCTTTACGTCCCGCGTGCTGAGGACCAAACCGGTGGAGTCCATGTTGGATTCAGGCACATCGGGCACCAGCGCCCACGGAACCAAACTGGCCCGGGTGCTGTCCACGGTGGACCTGGTGTCGCTGGGCGTGGGCAGCTGTGTCGGGACGGGGATGTACGTGGTCTCGGGGCTGGTCGCCAAGGAGATGGCCGGCCCGGGGGTCATCGTGTCTTTCATTATCGCCGCTGTGGCCTCCATTCTGTCAG GAGTGTGTTATGCAGAGTTTGGCGTGCGCGTGCCTAAGACCACAGGTTCGGCCTACACATACAGCTACGTGACCGTGGGCGAGTGCGTGGCGTTTTTCATCGGCTGGAACCTGATTTTGGAGTATCTGATCGGCACGGCGGCGGGGGCGTCGGCTCTCAGCAGCATGGCCGACTCGCTGGCCAACCACAGCATCAGCAACTTCATGATTACTCACATTGGGACGCTCAATGGATTGG GTAAAGGGGAGCAGTCGTACCCCGACCTGCTGGCGCTGGTCATAGCGTTGGTGGTGACGGTGATTGTGGCTTTGGGGGTGAAGAACTCTGTGGGCTTCAACAACGTGCTGAACGTCATCAACCTCATCGTGTGGGTGTTCATGATGATCGCCGGGCTGTTCTTTGTCAGCGGAGAGAACTGGGACGACGGCAGATTCCTGCCCTTTGGCTGGTCGGGG GTGATGCAGGGGGCAGCCACGTGTTTCTACGCCTTCATCGGATTTGACATCATCGCGACGACAGGAGAGGAGGCCAAGAGTCCCAACACCTCCATCCCCTACGCCATCACTGCCTCGCTCATCACCTGCCTCACCGCCTACGTCTCT GTCTCTGTGATCCTGACTCTGATGGTACCGTACAACGAGATTGATGCGGACGCCCCGCTCATGGAAATGTTCGCCGTGCACGGCTGCATGTTTGCCAAGTATATCGTCGCGGTCGGCTCCATAGCCGGACTCACCGTCTCCTTGCTCGGGTCCCTGTTCCCCATGCCCAGGGTCATCTACGCCATGGCGGGGGACGGCTTGCTGTTTAA gttcCTGGCAAACGTGTCTTCCTTCACAGAGACCCCTGCGGTTGCCTGCGTGGTGTCGGGCTTCCTGGCCGCCCTGCTGTCGCTCCTGGTCAGCCTCAGAGACCTCATAGAGATGATGTCCATAGGAACCCTGCTGGCCTATACCCTG GTGAGCCTCTGCGTACTTCTCCTACGTTACCAACCCGAGGGCGACATCCACGGCTTCGTGAACTTCCTCTCCGAGGAGCAGAACAGCAAGAGGAAGGAAGGCGTCCTGGCCGAGTGCGAGAAAGACGCCTGTTCGCCGACCAGCGAGGCCGACGAGTACGGGGGCGCGTCCACCAACACCTGCGGAGCCAAGAACCTGCCGTCGCTGGGTGACAACGAGATGTTGATAGGCAAACCAGACAAGACCGCCTACACCGCCAGTCACCCCAACTACGGCACTGTGGATATGACCACCGGCATCGAGGCAGAGGAATCAGAGGGCGGGGTGACCCGGCGTTTAAAGAAGCTGATTGGACCACGCTACTACACCTTGAGGATCCGATTGGGCCTCCCGGGAAAGATGGACAGACCAACTCCAGCCACTGGGAAAACTGTCACcatgtgtgtgctgctgctcttcatcttcatcttcgcTTTTTGCACCTTCATAATATTTG GAGCGAGCTTTATCGGAGAGGGTCGCTGGTGGGCTTTGGTGCTGTTAATCGTTTTCATCATCGTGCTTGCCCTGctcgtcatcatcatcctccagCAACCGGAGAACCCAAAGCGGCTGCCCTACATGGCGCCCTGTGTGCCCTTCGTCCCTGTTTCAGCCATGCTGGTCAACATTTACCTCATGCTCAAACTGTCCGCCATCACCTGGATACGATTCTCAATCTGGTGCTTTGTGG GTGTACTCATCTACTTTGGCTACGGCATGTGGAACAGCACTCTGGAGAAAACGGCCAGGGAGAACGAGGTGCACGCCTCCACCTACCAGCGCTACGACCATGGCGTGGACGAAGGCTTCTGCGGCTTCGATGACGATTTCTACCCACCCACCACTGACAGCTGGGGTGCGTCTGAGGGGGGGTCGGGGCGCGCTAAGCCCCCCCAGGCAAAACCTGAAGGTGAAGAGATCGCACCTAAAGGTGGTGGCAGGACCGTGGCCAATCACGGCCTCGCCGAGGAGGATCCCATGGATTTCTGA